A section of the Sander vitreus isolate 19-12246 chromosome 19, sanVit1, whole genome shotgun sequence genome encodes:
- the haus6 gene encoding HAUS augmin-like complex subunit 6 isoform X1, whose product MANPALLQKKNGKYLWFALLGLGLQPDAALSLIGKTNINVKHINLGPNMFDKPNKDAFYIVTHFLLERLNPTRFNETYRHCWPVLNHKADAEFRKVTCAWLREIMDETANAGSKVVASLFLSPGGPKFISLMFHLASHVMLQEMKTFTTDDSWVPEAAANPTSSLAMAVKRLNLITTRFLKAGVNQDRFLHEYQRQAQLLVKSMRDIRAEGPKYDELLKLHSSESTQEGDSSVEKTQMVRSLWSDIDRMLSTIKEEQHAVESVLKGEVDQYVLDGTDRALNIPRSLLERIEQLPHQLSSGNVYEAGQLNILCVLELTKHALQLLREERCRISHAPKPQLSPQHLQEKCQQMARALQNLQLVRQRISKEEIPEVRSTIRELEAAWDRKWMDTLKDTPLVSFLNEDPALGFLSPMAPLSFEPAADASYRSSVFSQYPAKLLEEKPAESKSQKGAPPSSSKPKSPATAERTESPVNTQASSKANTSLDWLFDTPSPPRRAPSVPPPQASIFQASVRKTAHVDQKVTPMRNETQILDMECDNLADQFADAVTTTSPPEGRAKVMDLDGLLGTLHRGPFSTRKQLPRTPESLILDVKSSWRKAVEEDEAEKMGRLAKFNDDIAGRLTPLDEHNVLLSPDAPSQSVSCRITPPLTSHSSPPVSQQGVSLKSTLFWDTFNAEALDSPSGTGSSAVQFSLDHETLPEMSSCDSLLSLDDEAVDLKSEEDDKLLIPSLKTEVTQSALTPRHYLGQIQQACDDCSFMEGRKRTPECLLSGHTVSDLDKDWLMEPAKLVEATDKVFSLDLDALETPSPPKKQEYSLPKLITFSPIDDMKC is encoded by the exons ATGGCGAACCCGGcattgttgcagaaaaagaaTGGAAAATATCTGTGGTTTGCTCTTCTTGGACTCGGACTTCAACCAGACGCTGCATTGTCGTTAATCGGCAAAACCAACATAAACGTTAAACACATCAACCTGGGACC GAATATGTTCGACAAACCAAACAAGGATGCCTTCTACATAGTAACCCATTTCCTGTTGGAGAGACTCAACCCGACACGATTTAACGAGACATACAG GCACTGCTGGCCTGTTTTGAACCACAAAGCAGATGCTGAGTTTCGCAAAGTTACCTGCGCTTGGCTGCGAGAAATTATG GATGAAACTGCAAATGCAGGATCCAAAGTGGTAGCATCCTTGTTCCTCTCACCTGGAGGCCCCAAGTTTATCAGCTTGATGTTTCATTTGGCCAGTCACGTCATGCTGCAGGAAATGAAGACATTCACTACAG ATGACAGTTGGGTTCCTGAGGCTGCAGCAAATCCCACTTCCTCCCTGGCCATGGCAGTGAAGAGACTCAACCTGATTACTACCCGTTTTTTGAAAGCTGGAGTGAATCAGGACCGATTTCTTCACGAGTACCAGAGACAAGCACA GCTCCTGGTGAAGTCCATGAGGGACATCAGAGCAGAAGGTCCCAAGTATGATGAGCTACTTAA GCTTCACAGCAGTGAATCTACACAGGAGGGAGATTCTTCAGTGGAGAAGACCCAAATG GTGCGCTCCTTGTGGTCGGATATTGATAGAATGCTGTCAACTATCAAAGAGGAACAGCATGCAGTGGAAAGTGTTTTAAAGGGGGAAGTGGATCAATATGTCCTGGACGGTACAGATCGAGCCCTCAACATTCCTCGCAGTCTGCTGGAGAGAATTGAACAGCTCCCACATCAG TTGAGTTCAGGGAATGTGTATGAGGCTGGCCAGTTGAACATCCTGTGTGTGTTGGAGCTGACGAAGCACGCGCTGCAGCTCCTGAGGGAAGAGCGATGTCGCATCTCTCATGCCCCCAAGCCTCAGCTCAGTCCTCAGCACCTGCAGGAGAAATGTCAGCAGATGGCCCGTGCACTGCAGAACCTCCAGCTAGTCAG ACAGAGGATTTCCAAAGAAGAAATTCCTGAGGTCAGGAGTACCATCAGAGAGTTGGAAGCTGCATGGGACAGGAAGTGGATGGATACCCTGAAAGACACACCCCTAGTATCTTTTCTGAATGAAGATCCT GCTCTTGGCTTCCTGTCACCAATGGCGCCACTGTCTTTTGAACCGGCAGCTGACGCTAGTTACAGGAGTAGTGTCTTCTCTCAGTATCCTGCAAAGCTTCTCG AGGAGAAGCCTGCAGAGAGTAAATCGCAGAAAGGTGCCCCCCCTAGTTCTTCTAAACCGAAGAG CCCTGCAACGGCTGAAAGGACTGAAAGTCCTGTTAACACTCAAGCGTCATCAAAAGCAAATACCTCTCTGGACTGGCTTTTTGACACACCATCCCCTCCTCGGAGGGCTCCATCAGTACCACCTCCTCAGGCTAGTATATTTCAG GCTAGTGTGAGGAAGACGGCCCATGTTGATCAGAAGGTGACTCCCATGAGGAACGAGACTCAGATATTAGACATGGAATGTGATAACCTCGCTGATCAG tttGCAGATGCTGTAACTACAACCAGTCCTCCAGAAGGCAGGGCCAAGGTTATGGACTTGGATGGCCTTCTCGGCACTCTTCATAGAGGTCCCTTCTCTACTAGAAAGCAGCTGCCACGTACACCTGAGAGCTTGA TTCTGGATGTGAAGAGCTCCTGGCGCAAGGCAGTTGAGGAAGACGAAGCTGAGAAAATGGGGCGGTTGGCAAAGTTTAACGACGACATAGCAGGGCGGCTCACTCCCCTCGATGAGCACAACGTGTTGCTGAGCCCCGATGCTCCCTCCCAGAGTGTCTCTTGCCGTATCACCCCTCCTTTGACAAGCCACAGCAGCCCCCCTGTCAGCCAGCAGGGAGTCTCCCTTAAATCCACTCTGTTCTGGGACACCTTTAATGCTGAGGCTCTCGACAGCCCTAGTGGCACTGGCAGCAGTGCGGTCCAGTTCAGCCTCGATCATGAAACGCTCCCCGAAATGTCGAGCTGTGACAGTCTGCTGAGCCTCGACGATGAAGCGGTGGATTTGAAGAGTGAGGAGGATGATAAACTCCTAATCCCCTCTTTGAAGACTGAGGTGACGCAATCGGCACTAACCCCACGTCATTATCTGGGTCAGATCCAGCAGGCGTGCGATGACTGCTCCTTCATGGAAGGCAGGAAGAGGACACCTGAATGTCTTCTGTCGGGACACACAGTCTCTGATTTGGACAAAGACTGGCTAATGGAGCCTGCAAAATTAGTGGAAGCTACAGACAAGGTCTTCTCTCTGGACCTAGACGCACTGGAGACTCCTTCACCCCCAAAGAAGCAGGAGTACAGCCTCCCAAAACTGATCACATTCTCCCCAATAGATGACATGAAGTGTTAA
- the haus6 gene encoding HAUS augmin-like complex subunit 6 isoform X2: MANPALLQKKNGKYLWFALLGLGLQPDAALSLIGKTNINVKHINLGPNMFDKPNKDAFYIVTHFLLERLNPTRFNETYRHCWPVLNHKADAEFRKVTCAWLREIMDETANAGSKVVASLFLSPGGPKFISLMFHLASHVMLQEMKTFTTDDSWVPEAAANPTSSLAMAVKRLNLITTRFLKAGVNQDRFLHEYQRQAQLLVKSMRDIRAEGPKYDELLKLHSSESTQEGDSSVEKTQMVRSLWSDIDRMLSTIKEEQHAVESVLKGEVDQYVLDGTDRALNIPRSLLERIEQLPHQLSSGNVYEAGQLNILCVLELTKHALQLLREERCRISHAPKPQLSPQHLQEKCQQMARALQNLQLVRQRISKEEIPEVRSTIRELEAAWDRKWMDTLKDTPLVSFLNEDPALGFLSPMAPLSFEPAADASYRSSVFSQYPAKLLEEKPAESKSQKGAPPSSSKPKSPATAERTESPVNTQASSKANTSLDWLFDTPSPPRRAPSVPPPQASVRKTAHVDQKVTPMRNETQILDMECDNLADQFADAVTTTSPPEGRAKVMDLDGLLGTLHRGPFSTRKQLPRTPESLILDVKSSWRKAVEEDEAEKMGRLAKFNDDIAGRLTPLDEHNVLLSPDAPSQSVSCRITPPLTSHSSPPVSQQGVSLKSTLFWDTFNAEALDSPSGTGSSAVQFSLDHETLPEMSSCDSLLSLDDEAVDLKSEEDDKLLIPSLKTEVTQSALTPRHYLGQIQQACDDCSFMEGRKRTPECLLSGHTVSDLDKDWLMEPAKLVEATDKVFSLDLDALETPSPPKKQEYSLPKLITFSPIDDMKC, encoded by the exons ATGGCGAACCCGGcattgttgcagaaaaagaaTGGAAAATATCTGTGGTTTGCTCTTCTTGGACTCGGACTTCAACCAGACGCTGCATTGTCGTTAATCGGCAAAACCAACATAAACGTTAAACACATCAACCTGGGACC GAATATGTTCGACAAACCAAACAAGGATGCCTTCTACATAGTAACCCATTTCCTGTTGGAGAGACTCAACCCGACACGATTTAACGAGACATACAG GCACTGCTGGCCTGTTTTGAACCACAAAGCAGATGCTGAGTTTCGCAAAGTTACCTGCGCTTGGCTGCGAGAAATTATG GATGAAACTGCAAATGCAGGATCCAAAGTGGTAGCATCCTTGTTCCTCTCACCTGGAGGCCCCAAGTTTATCAGCTTGATGTTTCATTTGGCCAGTCACGTCATGCTGCAGGAAATGAAGACATTCACTACAG ATGACAGTTGGGTTCCTGAGGCTGCAGCAAATCCCACTTCCTCCCTGGCCATGGCAGTGAAGAGACTCAACCTGATTACTACCCGTTTTTTGAAAGCTGGAGTGAATCAGGACCGATTTCTTCACGAGTACCAGAGACAAGCACA GCTCCTGGTGAAGTCCATGAGGGACATCAGAGCAGAAGGTCCCAAGTATGATGAGCTACTTAA GCTTCACAGCAGTGAATCTACACAGGAGGGAGATTCTTCAGTGGAGAAGACCCAAATG GTGCGCTCCTTGTGGTCGGATATTGATAGAATGCTGTCAACTATCAAAGAGGAACAGCATGCAGTGGAAAGTGTTTTAAAGGGGGAAGTGGATCAATATGTCCTGGACGGTACAGATCGAGCCCTCAACATTCCTCGCAGTCTGCTGGAGAGAATTGAACAGCTCCCACATCAG TTGAGTTCAGGGAATGTGTATGAGGCTGGCCAGTTGAACATCCTGTGTGTGTTGGAGCTGACGAAGCACGCGCTGCAGCTCCTGAGGGAAGAGCGATGTCGCATCTCTCATGCCCCCAAGCCTCAGCTCAGTCCTCAGCACCTGCAGGAGAAATGTCAGCAGATGGCCCGTGCACTGCAGAACCTCCAGCTAGTCAG ACAGAGGATTTCCAAAGAAGAAATTCCTGAGGTCAGGAGTACCATCAGAGAGTTGGAAGCTGCATGGGACAGGAAGTGGATGGATACCCTGAAAGACACACCCCTAGTATCTTTTCTGAATGAAGATCCT GCTCTTGGCTTCCTGTCACCAATGGCGCCACTGTCTTTTGAACCGGCAGCTGACGCTAGTTACAGGAGTAGTGTCTTCTCTCAGTATCCTGCAAAGCTTCTCG AGGAGAAGCCTGCAGAGAGTAAATCGCAGAAAGGTGCCCCCCCTAGTTCTTCTAAACCGAAGAG CCCTGCAACGGCTGAAAGGACTGAAAGTCCTGTTAACACTCAAGCGTCATCAAAAGCAAATACCTCTCTGGACTGGCTTTTTGACACACCATCCCCTCCTCGGAGGGCTCCATCAGTACCACCTCCTCAG GCTAGTGTGAGGAAGACGGCCCATGTTGATCAGAAGGTGACTCCCATGAGGAACGAGACTCAGATATTAGACATGGAATGTGATAACCTCGCTGATCAG tttGCAGATGCTGTAACTACAACCAGTCCTCCAGAAGGCAGGGCCAAGGTTATGGACTTGGATGGCCTTCTCGGCACTCTTCATAGAGGTCCCTTCTCTACTAGAAAGCAGCTGCCACGTACACCTGAGAGCTTGA TTCTGGATGTGAAGAGCTCCTGGCGCAAGGCAGTTGAGGAAGACGAAGCTGAGAAAATGGGGCGGTTGGCAAAGTTTAACGACGACATAGCAGGGCGGCTCACTCCCCTCGATGAGCACAACGTGTTGCTGAGCCCCGATGCTCCCTCCCAGAGTGTCTCTTGCCGTATCACCCCTCCTTTGACAAGCCACAGCAGCCCCCCTGTCAGCCAGCAGGGAGTCTCCCTTAAATCCACTCTGTTCTGGGACACCTTTAATGCTGAGGCTCTCGACAGCCCTAGTGGCACTGGCAGCAGTGCGGTCCAGTTCAGCCTCGATCATGAAACGCTCCCCGAAATGTCGAGCTGTGACAGTCTGCTGAGCCTCGACGATGAAGCGGTGGATTTGAAGAGTGAGGAGGATGATAAACTCCTAATCCCCTCTTTGAAGACTGAGGTGACGCAATCGGCACTAACCCCACGTCATTATCTGGGTCAGATCCAGCAGGCGTGCGATGACTGCTCCTTCATGGAAGGCAGGAAGAGGACACCTGAATGTCTTCTGTCGGGACACACAGTCTCTGATTTGGACAAAGACTGGCTAATGGAGCCTGCAAAATTAGTGGAAGCTACAGACAAGGTCTTCTCTCTGGACCTAGACGCACTGGAGACTCCTTCACCCCCAAAGAAGCAGGAGTACAGCCTCCCAAAACTGATCACATTCTCCCCAATAGATGACATGAAGTGTTAA